In Patagioenas fasciata isolate bPatFas1 chromosome 2, bPatFas1.hap1, whole genome shotgun sequence, a single window of DNA contains:
- the LOC136097508 gene encoding secreted Ly-6/uPAR-related protein 1-like — MKTLLFGLLLGLVYVDLAQSLRCYTCTDQRDIAKCRTITECPPEATVCTTTLHSVDSGYPFFGNITVTRSCDVECILFHNAIGAKRHKSCCYTDLCTDDNRTNEREPDEVNGASSISRMGSRSAALCLMAMVVGTLHQYAL, encoded by the exons ATGAAGACACTTCTGTTTGGGCTGCTGCTTGGCCTGGTCTACGTAGACTTGG CCCAGTCCTTACGATGTTACACATGCACAGACCAAAGGGACATTGCCAAGTGCAGAACAATCACTGAGTGTCCCCCGGAAGCCACCGTGTGCACAACAACACTGCACTCCGTAGACTCAG GTTATCCCTTTTTCGGCAACATCACCGTGACCAGAAGCTGTGACGTGGAATGCATCCTCTTTCATAACGCGATAGGGGCGAAGAGACACAAGTCATGCTGCTACACCGACCTCTGCACCGACGACAACAGGACCAATGAAAGAGAGCCAGACGAGGTCAACGGGGCTTCAAGCATCAGTAGGATGGGAAGCAGGTCTGCAGCGCTGTGTCTGATGGCCATGGTTGTTGGCACACTCCACCAGTACGCTCTGTAG